A stretch of the Vigna radiata var. radiata cultivar VC1973A chromosome 7, Vradiata_ver6, whole genome shotgun sequence genome encodes the following:
- the LOC106766480 gene encoding chitinase-like protein Idgf2 isoform X3: protein MPSNLIVFCTFFLILFSLKSQSFSDNHPSWVKAGYYYSGNEISASDIKATLFTHLLCAFAFINPTTYNIFINSSEEEKFSTFTNTVKLQNPSVSTLLSIRAGREDSLVFTSMLNRSSYRKLFIDSSIRTARFYGFHGIDLTGAGPSSEVANFGTLLKEWRAAITSEARNSTKPELLLVMAGYYLKASDSLSYPFDSMQKNLDWVHFVAYDYYLPKVANSTAFHAALYGSSDWDNTDSGIREWRRRGFSSKKLLIGLPYHGYAWKLVTPAANSGVGTPASGPAITIDGSMGYKFIKSYIKSFGNGVVSRYNASFVVNQFTVASTTWVNFDDVEVIRAKVSYARENGLLGYSVFQVGNDENWELSIGAAQAVDEEFEDHHKMRLLIIVLLATLTLALLFGIVFCYCNPGAVATVTKLLYKLRYLPEAEKDIDANGSDLTVFSYLTIKAATNNYSKDNRLGEGGFGTVYTSGYVPPEYVRKGIYSTKYDVYSFGVLLLQIISGKRTSCYYGMHEDMTLLEYAYELWREGRGVEFVEPSLDDDTASPCKIMRCMQIALLCVQENSVDRPSMLEVDSLLKNENAVIGTPKVPAFSVQKREDEKETCHSGVNFYSINDVTISQLAPR, encoded by the exons ATGCCTTCTAATCTCATCGTTTTCTGcactttctttctcatcttATTCTCTTTAAAATCTCAGTCCTTTTCAGATAACCACCCTTCATGGGTGAAAGCCGGGTATTACTATTCCGGCAATGAAATTTCTGCTTCAGACATCAAAGCCACGCTTTTCACTCACCTTTTGTGTGCTTTTGCCTTCATAAACCCCACCACCTACAACATCTTCATCAACTCTTCCGAGGAGGAGAAGTTCTCCACCTTCACCAACACGGTCAAGCTCCAAAACCCATCTGTTTCAACGCTTTTATCCATCAGGGCTGGCAGGGAGGACTCTTTGGTGTTCACCTCAATGCTAAATAGATCTTCTTACAGGAAGCTTTTCATTGATTCTTCCATCAGAACAGCCAGGTTCTATGGCTTTCATGGCATAGACCTTACTGGGGCGGGGCCAAGTTCCGAGGTTGCCAATTTTGGAACCCTTTTGAAGGAGTGGCGTGCTGCAATAACTTCCGAGGCAAGAAACTCTACCAAGCCAGAGCTGTTGTTAGTGATGGCAGGTTACTACCTTAAGGCTTCGGACTCCTTGAGTTACCCCTTCGATTCAATGCAGAAAAATTTGGATTGGGTGCACTTTGTGGCTTATGATTACTATCTCCCTAAGGTGGCAAATTCCACGGCTTTTCATGCGGCTTTGTATGGTTCATCTGATTGGGATAACACTGATTCTGGCATCAGAGAGTGGAGGAGGAGGGGGTTCTCGTCTAAGAAGCTGTTAATTGGGTTGCCTTATCATGGATATGCGTGGAAACTTGTGACTCCTGCTGCAAACAGTGGCGTGGGAACACCGGCTTCAGGACCTGCCATTACAATAGATGGTTCCATGGGTTACAAGTTCATAAAGAGTTACATCAAAAGCTTTGGAAATGGAGTTGTTTCACGTTACAATGCAAGTTTTGTGGTGAACCAGTTCACCGTTGCGTCCACCACTTGGgttaattttgatgatgttgaaGTCATCAGGGCCAAAGTTTCTTATGCAAGGGAAAATGGGCTACTTGGTTACAGCGTGTTCCAAGTAGGCAATGACGAAAATTGGGAACTTTCAATAGGGGCAG CCCAAGCTGTAGATGAAGAATTTGAAGATCATCACAAGATGAGGTTGCTGATAATTGTTCTGCTTGCTACTCTGACTTTGGCCCTTCTTTTTGGAATAGTATTTTGCTACTGCAACCCAG GGGCCGTAGCCACTGTTACCAAACTACTGTATAAACTGAGATATTTACCAGAAGCAGAAAAGGATATCGATGCAAACGGCTCTGATTTGACAGTATTCAGCTATCTCACTATTAAAGCGGCAACAAATAACTACTCAAAAGATAATAGGCTTGGAGAGGGTGGATTTGGCACAGTGTATACAAG TGGGTATGTACCTCCTGAGTACGTGAGAAAAGGCATATACTCAACCAAGTACGATGTTTACAGTTTTGGAGTTCTTCTCTTGCAAATCATAAGTGGAAAGAGGACTTCATGTTATTATGGCATGCATGAAGATATGACCCTTTTGGAATAT GCATATGAACTGTGGAGGGAAGGAAGAGGTGTGGAGTTTGTTGAGCCTTCATTGGATGATGATACAGCATCTCCTTGTAAAATCATGAGATGCATGCAGATAGCTCTACTGTGTGTTCAGGAAAACTCTGTGGATAGACCTTCAATGTTGGAAGTTGATTCGCTGCTGAAGAATGAAAATGCAGTTATTGGTACTCCCAAAGTTCCTGCCTTTTCAGTTCAGAAAcgtgaagatgagaaagaaacaTGTCATAGCGGAGtcaatttttattcaatcaatGATGTTACAATTTCTCAACTGGCACCAAGATGA
- the LOC106769162 gene encoding uncharacterized protein LOC106769162 isoform X2, with translation MPMLSACIHAYTVFPSFISHCVSPKLDLSCSSMAASSSIRIVVVGDVHDYWNFEQDSKALEFLQPDLVLFTGDFGDENVEVVQSVANVEFSKAVILGNHDAWFTKQFSRSQEKDKVQLQLECLGEEHVAYRRSDFPLIKVSVVGGRPFSCGGNSLTQKKLLSARYGIKDMDESAKRIQKAARGTPDDHFLILLAHNGPSDLAHAISLLKENDQVSIPLVVFGHMHKELAYGNGFRKMIVVGPDNTIYLNGAIVPRVKRLNDEDKRSLDEESTLSSSEAKGTRRAFTLVEISEGRVAKIAESWVSVVEDRTTLEEEHILYVVS, from the exons ATGCCCATGTTGAGCGCGTGTATTCACGCGTATACCGTATTTCCCTCCTTTATTAGTCACTGTGTGAGCCCGAAGCTCGATCTCTCTTGCTCTTCAATGGCCGCGTCGTCCTCTATTCGAATCGTCGTCGTCGGTGATGTG CATGATTACTGGAACTTTGAACAAGATTCCAAAGCGCTTGAGTTCTTGCAG CCAGATTTGGTGCTGTTTACAG GTGATTTTggtgatgaaaatgttgaagtCGTTCAGAGTGTTGCAAATGTAGAATTTTCTAAAGCAGTTATATTGGGAAACCACGATGCCTGGTTTACTAAACAGTTTTCTAGAAG CCAGGAGAAGGATAAAGTTCAGCTTCAGCTAGAATG CCTTGGTGAGGAGCATGTGGCCTATCGACGATCAGACTTCCCTCTAATAAAAGTAAGCGTTGTTGGTGGACGGCCATTTTCTTGTGGGGGTAACTCATTGACGCAGAAAAAGCTTCTTTCTGCAAG ATATGGAATTAAAGACATGGATGAGAGTGCTAAGAGAATCCAGAAAGCTGCTCGTGGTACACCGGATGatcattttcttatattactTGCACATAACGGGCCCTCAG ATCTAGCACACGCAATATCCTTGCTAAAAGAGAATGATCAAGTATCAATTCCCTTGGTTGTGTTTGGTCACATGCACAAAGAGCTGGCATATGGCAATGGCTTTAGGAAAATGATTGTGGTTGGCCCCGATAACACCATATACTTAAATGGGGCAATTGTTCCTAGGGTCAAAAGGTTGAATGATGAAGACAAGAGAAGCTTAGACGAGGAAAGTACTCTTTCCTCATCAGAGGCAAAAGGTACCAGAAGAGCCTTTACTTTAGTTGAGATTTCAGAAGGAAGAGTTGCTAAGATTGCAGAAAGTTGGGTCTCAGTCGTTGAAGATAGGACCACATTAGAAGAAGAGCACATACTGTATGTGGTCAGCTAG
- the LOC106766480 gene encoding cysteine-rich receptor-like protein kinase 10 isoform X1, with protein MPSNLIVFCTFFLILFSLKSQSFSDNHPSWVKAGYYYSGNEISASDIKATLFTHLLCAFAFINPTTYNIFINSSEEEKFSTFTNTVKLQNPSVSTLLSIRAGREDSLVFTSMLNRSSYRKLFIDSSIRTARFYGFHGIDLTGAGPSSEVANFGTLLKEWRAAITSEARNSTKPELLLVMAGYYLKASDSLSYPFDSMQKNLDWVHFVAYDYYLPKVANSTAFHAALYGSSDWDNTDSGIREWRRRGFSSKKLLIGLPYHGYAWKLVTPAANSGVGTPASGPAITIDGSMGYKFIKSYIKSFGNGVVSRYNASFVVNQFTVASTTWVNFDDVEVIRAKVSYARENGLLGYSVFQVGNDENWELSIGAAQAVDEEFEDHHKMRLLIIVLLATLTLALLFGIVFCYCNPGAVATVTKLLYKLRYLPEAEKDIDANGSDLTVFSYLTIKAATNNYSKDNRLGEGGFGTVYTRFCQGKLRKGQEIAVKRLSATSNQGPEEFKNEITLTARLQHVNLVRLLGYCTKSDEKILIYEYLQNKSLDNFLFDPTKSILLDWNKRVNIIKGVTQGLLYLQEYSNFTIIHRDLKASNVLLDDNMNPKISDFGMARIFRKYDLEANTERIVGTYGYVPPEYVRKGIYSTKYDVYSFGVLLLQIISGKRTSCYYGMHEDMTLLEYAYELWREGRGVEFVEPSLDDDTASPCKIMRCMQIALLCVQENSVDRPSMLEVDSLLKNENAVIGTPKVPAFSVQKREDEKETCHSGVNFYSINDVTISQLAPR; from the exons ATGCCTTCTAATCTCATCGTTTTCTGcactttctttctcatcttATTCTCTTTAAAATCTCAGTCCTTTTCAGATAACCACCCTTCATGGGTGAAAGCCGGGTATTACTATTCCGGCAATGAAATTTCTGCTTCAGACATCAAAGCCACGCTTTTCACTCACCTTTTGTGTGCTTTTGCCTTCATAAACCCCACCACCTACAACATCTTCATCAACTCTTCCGAGGAGGAGAAGTTCTCCACCTTCACCAACACGGTCAAGCTCCAAAACCCATCTGTTTCAACGCTTTTATCCATCAGGGCTGGCAGGGAGGACTCTTTGGTGTTCACCTCAATGCTAAATAGATCTTCTTACAGGAAGCTTTTCATTGATTCTTCCATCAGAACAGCCAGGTTCTATGGCTTTCATGGCATAGACCTTACTGGGGCGGGGCCAAGTTCCGAGGTTGCCAATTTTGGAACCCTTTTGAAGGAGTGGCGTGCTGCAATAACTTCCGAGGCAAGAAACTCTACCAAGCCAGAGCTGTTGTTAGTGATGGCAGGTTACTACCTTAAGGCTTCGGACTCCTTGAGTTACCCCTTCGATTCAATGCAGAAAAATTTGGATTGGGTGCACTTTGTGGCTTATGATTACTATCTCCCTAAGGTGGCAAATTCCACGGCTTTTCATGCGGCTTTGTATGGTTCATCTGATTGGGATAACACTGATTCTGGCATCAGAGAGTGGAGGAGGAGGGGGTTCTCGTCTAAGAAGCTGTTAATTGGGTTGCCTTATCATGGATATGCGTGGAAACTTGTGACTCCTGCTGCAAACAGTGGCGTGGGAACACCGGCTTCAGGACCTGCCATTACAATAGATGGTTCCATGGGTTACAAGTTCATAAAGAGTTACATCAAAAGCTTTGGAAATGGAGTTGTTTCACGTTACAATGCAAGTTTTGTGGTGAACCAGTTCACCGTTGCGTCCACCACTTGGgttaattttgatgatgttgaaGTCATCAGGGCCAAAGTTTCTTATGCAAGGGAAAATGGGCTACTTGGTTACAGCGTGTTCCAAGTAGGCAATGACGAAAATTGGGAACTTTCAATAGGGGCAG CCCAAGCTGTAGATGAAGAATTTGAAGATCATCACAAGATGAGGTTGCTGATAATTGTTCTGCTTGCTACTCTGACTTTGGCCCTTCTTTTTGGAATAGTATTTTGCTACTGCAACCCAG GGGCCGTAGCCACTGTTACCAAACTACTGTATAAACTGAGATATTTACCAGAAGCAGAAAAGGATATCGATGCAAACGGCTCTGATTTGACAGTATTCAGCTATCTCACTATTAAAGCGGCAACAAATAACTACTCAAAAGATAATAGGCTTGGAGAGGGTGGATTTGGCACAGTGTATACAAG ATTCTGTCAGGGCAAATTGCGGAAGGGTCAGGAAATAGCTGTGAAAAGACTCTCAGCAACCTCAAATCAAGGCCCTGAAGAGTTCAAGAATGAAATCACACTTACAGCAAGACTACAGCATGTGAATTTAGTTAGACTTCTGGGATACTGCACAAAAAGTGACGAGAAAATTCTGATCTATGAATACCTGCAAAACAAAAGCTTAGATAATTTCCTCTTTG ATCCAACGAAATCAATTCTTTTAGACTGGAACAAGCGTGTCAATATCATTAAAGGCGTTACTCAAGGCCTTCTTTATCTCCAAGAGTACTCAAATTTTACTATAATCCACCGAGATCTTAAAGCCAGTAATGTTTTACTAGATGATAATATGAATCCAAAGATATCAGATTTTGGAATGGCTAGaattttcagaaaatatgaCCTTGAAGCAAACACAGAAAGGATAGTTGGAACATA TGGGTATGTACCTCCTGAGTACGTGAGAAAAGGCATATACTCAACCAAGTACGATGTTTACAGTTTTGGAGTTCTTCTCTTGCAAATCATAAGTGGAAAGAGGACTTCATGTTATTATGGCATGCATGAAGATATGACCCTTTTGGAATAT GCATATGAACTGTGGAGGGAAGGAAGAGGTGTGGAGTTTGTTGAGCCTTCATTGGATGATGATACAGCATCTCCTTGTAAAATCATGAGATGCATGCAGATAGCTCTACTGTGTGTTCAGGAAAACTCTGTGGATAGACCTTCAATGTTGGAAGTTGATTCGCTGCTGAAGAATGAAAATGCAGTTATTGGTACTCCCAAAGTTCCTGCCTTTTCAGTTCAGAAAcgtgaagatgagaaagaaacaTGTCATAGCGGAGtcaatttttattcaatcaatGATGTTACAATTTCTCAACTGGCACCAAGATGA
- the LOC106767708 gene encoding chitotriosidase-1, whose amino-acid sequence MVFSKKFQFVIPFFLFMLHLHASTAQNIGGYWFAGSGFPASNINSTLFTHLFFAFADINATTYRVTISSSNSVPLSSFTQTVQQKNPSVKTLLSIGGGASNSSIFSAMASQPSSRKSFIDSAIQLARSNNLHGIDVDWEYPSTPSDMQNFGQLAGELRTSVLSEATNSGKSALLLSAAVFRSSNYYSLDYPAKAINDSFDFLNLMTYDFHGPNWFPNRTAPPAELYFQTNSGAYQVGGDQGISSWIAAGVSPRKIAMGIPYYGYAWRLRNASNNGLYAPANGSAFGGDGSMGYNQIRAFVSQNGARCVYNSTVVTNYCSSGTTWIGYDDVQSVTAKVNYCKSKGLFGHFVWHVGADNNWTLSQTAYNTWKM is encoded by the exons ATGGTTTTCtcaaaaaagtttcaatttgtGATTCCCTTTTTCCTCTTCATGCTGCATCTCCATGCTTCCACTGCACAAAACATAGGAGGGTATTGGTTCGCTGGTAGTGGTTTTCCTGCATCAAACATCAACTCCACATTGTTCACCCATCTCTTTTTTGCCTTTGCCGACATTAACGCTACCACTTACAGAGTCACGATTTCCTCTTCAAACTCTGTTCCGTTATCATCCTTCACCCAAACCGTTCAGCAAAAGAATCCTTCTGTTAAAACCCTATTATCCATAGGAGGTGGAGCTTCCAATTCATCAATCTTTTCAGCAATGGCAAGTCAACCCAGTTCGCGAAAATCATTCATCGACTCGGCAATACAACTAGCCCGATCAAACAACTTACACGGCATTGACGTGGATTGGGAGTATCCATCAACTCCGTCAGACATGCAAAACTTTGGCCAACTCGCCGGAGAACTCAGAACATCTGTGCTTAGCGAAGCTACAAACTCAGGGAAGTCAGCTTTGCTCCTTAGTGCTGCCGTATTTCGCTCTTCAAACTACTACTCCTTGGATTATCCTGCTAAAGCAATCAATGATAGTTTTGACTTTTTAAATCTAATGACTTATGATTTCCACGGTCCAAATTGGTTCCCCAATAGAACGGCACCACCAGCTGAATTGTATTTTCAGACAAATTCTGGAGCCTACCAAGTCGGCGGAGATCAAGGAATCAGTTCTTGGATTGCAGCCGGTGTTTCTCCACGAAAAATAGCAATGGGTATACCCTATTATGGCTATGCATGGCGTTTGAGAAATGCTAGTAACAATGGATTGTATGCTCCGGCTAATGGTTCTGCCTTTGGTGGAGATGGGTCCATGGGGTACAACCAGATTAGGGCATTTGTGAGCCAGAATGGAGCACGGTGTGTGTACAACTCAACCGTGGTCACAAATTATTGCTCTTCTGGGACAACATGGATTGGCTACGATGATGTTCAGAGTGTAACTGCTAAGGTTAATTATTGCAAGAGTAAGGGTTTGTTTGGCCATTTTGTTTGGCATGTCGGTGCTGACAACAATTGGACTCTTTCTCAAACAG CTTACAATACGTGGAAGATGTAA
- the LOC106766480 gene encoding wall-associated receptor kinase-like 9 isoform X2: MPSNLIVFCTFFLILFSLKSQSFSDNHPSWVKAGYYYSGNEISASDIKATLFTHLLCAFAFINPTTYNIFINSSEEEKFSTFTNTVKLQNPSVSTLLSIRAGREDSLVFTSMLNRSSYRKLFIDSSIRTARFYGFHGIDLTGAGPSSEVANFGTLLKEWRAAITSEARNSTKPELLLVMAGYYLKASDSLSYPFDSMQKNLDWVHFVAYDYYLPKVANSTAFHAALYGSSDWDNTDSGIREWRRRGFSSKKLLIGLPYHGYAWKLVTPAANSGVGTPASGPAITIDGSMGYKFIKSYIKSFGNGVVSRYNASFVVNQFTVASTTWVNFDDVEVIRAKVSYARENGLLGYSVFQVGNDENWELSIGAAQAVDEEFEDHHKMRLLIIVLLATLTLALLFGIVFCYCNPGAVATVTKLLYKLRYLPEAEKDIDANGSDLTVFSYLTIKAATNNYSKDNRLGEGGFGTVYTRFCQGKLRKGQEIAVKRLSATSNQGPEEFKNEITLTARLQHVNLVRLLGYCTKSDEKILIYEYLQNKSLDNFLFDPTKSILLDWNKRVNIIKGVTQGLLYLQEYSNFTIIHRDLKASNVLLDDNMNPKISDFGMARIFRKYDLEANTERIVGTYGYVPPEYVRKGIYSTKYDVYSFGVLLLQIISGKRTSCYYGMHEDMTLLEYEEVWSLLSLHWMMIQHLLVKS, from the exons ATGCCTTCTAATCTCATCGTTTTCTGcactttctttctcatcttATTCTCTTTAAAATCTCAGTCCTTTTCAGATAACCACCCTTCATGGGTGAAAGCCGGGTATTACTATTCCGGCAATGAAATTTCTGCTTCAGACATCAAAGCCACGCTTTTCACTCACCTTTTGTGTGCTTTTGCCTTCATAAACCCCACCACCTACAACATCTTCATCAACTCTTCCGAGGAGGAGAAGTTCTCCACCTTCACCAACACGGTCAAGCTCCAAAACCCATCTGTTTCAACGCTTTTATCCATCAGGGCTGGCAGGGAGGACTCTTTGGTGTTCACCTCAATGCTAAATAGATCTTCTTACAGGAAGCTTTTCATTGATTCTTCCATCAGAACAGCCAGGTTCTATGGCTTTCATGGCATAGACCTTACTGGGGCGGGGCCAAGTTCCGAGGTTGCCAATTTTGGAACCCTTTTGAAGGAGTGGCGTGCTGCAATAACTTCCGAGGCAAGAAACTCTACCAAGCCAGAGCTGTTGTTAGTGATGGCAGGTTACTACCTTAAGGCTTCGGACTCCTTGAGTTACCCCTTCGATTCAATGCAGAAAAATTTGGATTGGGTGCACTTTGTGGCTTATGATTACTATCTCCCTAAGGTGGCAAATTCCACGGCTTTTCATGCGGCTTTGTATGGTTCATCTGATTGGGATAACACTGATTCTGGCATCAGAGAGTGGAGGAGGAGGGGGTTCTCGTCTAAGAAGCTGTTAATTGGGTTGCCTTATCATGGATATGCGTGGAAACTTGTGACTCCTGCTGCAAACAGTGGCGTGGGAACACCGGCTTCAGGACCTGCCATTACAATAGATGGTTCCATGGGTTACAAGTTCATAAAGAGTTACATCAAAAGCTTTGGAAATGGAGTTGTTTCACGTTACAATGCAAGTTTTGTGGTGAACCAGTTCACCGTTGCGTCCACCACTTGGgttaattttgatgatgttgaaGTCATCAGGGCCAAAGTTTCTTATGCAAGGGAAAATGGGCTACTTGGTTACAGCGTGTTCCAAGTAGGCAATGACGAAAATTGGGAACTTTCAATAGGGGCAG CCCAAGCTGTAGATGAAGAATTTGAAGATCATCACAAGATGAGGTTGCTGATAATTGTTCTGCTTGCTACTCTGACTTTGGCCCTTCTTTTTGGAATAGTATTTTGCTACTGCAACCCAG GGGCCGTAGCCACTGTTACCAAACTACTGTATAAACTGAGATATTTACCAGAAGCAGAAAAGGATATCGATGCAAACGGCTCTGATTTGACAGTATTCAGCTATCTCACTATTAAAGCGGCAACAAATAACTACTCAAAAGATAATAGGCTTGGAGAGGGTGGATTTGGCACAGTGTATACAAG ATTCTGTCAGGGCAAATTGCGGAAGGGTCAGGAAATAGCTGTGAAAAGACTCTCAGCAACCTCAAATCAAGGCCCTGAAGAGTTCAAGAATGAAATCACACTTACAGCAAGACTACAGCATGTGAATTTAGTTAGACTTCTGGGATACTGCACAAAAAGTGACGAGAAAATTCTGATCTATGAATACCTGCAAAACAAAAGCTTAGATAATTTCCTCTTTG ATCCAACGAAATCAATTCTTTTAGACTGGAACAAGCGTGTCAATATCATTAAAGGCGTTACTCAAGGCCTTCTTTATCTCCAAGAGTACTCAAATTTTACTATAATCCACCGAGATCTTAAAGCCAGTAATGTTTTACTAGATGATAATATGAATCCAAAGATATCAGATTTTGGAATGGCTAGaattttcagaaaatatgaCCTTGAAGCAAACACAGAAAGGATAGTTGGAACATA TGGGTATGTACCTCCTGAGTACGTGAGAAAAGGCATATACTCAACCAAGTACGATGTTTACAGTTTTGGAGTTCTTCTCTTGCAAATCATAAGTGGAAAGAGGACTTCATGTTATTATGGCATGCATGAAGATATGACCCTTTTGGAATAT GAAGAGGTGTGGAGTTTGTTGAGCCTTCATTGGATGATGATACAGCATCTCCTTGTAAAATCATGA
- the LOC106769162 gene encoding uncharacterized protein LOC106769162 isoform X1 — protein MPMLSACIHAYTVFPSFISHCVSPKLDLSCSSMAASSSIRIVVVGDVHDYWNFEQDSKALEFLQPDLVLFTGDFGDENVEVVQSVANVEFSKAVILGNHDAWFTKQFSRSQEKDKVQLQLECLGEEHVAYRRSDFPLIKVSVVGGRPFSCGGNSLTQKKLLSARYGIKDMDESAKRIQKAARGTPDDHFLILLAHNGPSGLGSDLNDICGKDWEFGGNGDYGDPDLAHAISLLKENDQVSIPLVVFGHMHKELAYGNGFRKMIVVGPDNTIYLNGAIVPRVKRLNDEDKRSLDEESTLSSSEAKGTRRAFTLVEISEGRVAKIAESWVSVVEDRTTLEEEHILYVVS, from the exons ATGCCCATGTTGAGCGCGTGTATTCACGCGTATACCGTATTTCCCTCCTTTATTAGTCACTGTGTGAGCCCGAAGCTCGATCTCTCTTGCTCTTCAATGGCCGCGTCGTCCTCTATTCGAATCGTCGTCGTCGGTGATGTG CATGATTACTGGAACTTTGAACAAGATTCCAAAGCGCTTGAGTTCTTGCAG CCAGATTTGGTGCTGTTTACAG GTGATTTTggtgatgaaaatgttgaagtCGTTCAGAGTGTTGCAAATGTAGAATTTTCTAAAGCAGTTATATTGGGAAACCACGATGCCTGGTTTACTAAACAGTTTTCTAGAAG CCAGGAGAAGGATAAAGTTCAGCTTCAGCTAGAATG CCTTGGTGAGGAGCATGTGGCCTATCGACGATCAGACTTCCCTCTAATAAAAGTAAGCGTTGTTGGTGGACGGCCATTTTCTTGTGGGGGTAACTCATTGACGCAGAAAAAGCTTCTTTCTGCAAG ATATGGAATTAAAGACATGGATGAGAGTGCTAAGAGAATCCAGAAAGCTGCTCGTGGTACACCGGATGatcattttcttatattactTGCACATAACGGGCCCTCAG GCCTTGGTTCTGATTTGAATGATATATGTGGAAAGGATTGGGAATTTGGGGGTAATGGTGATTATGGTGATCCAG ATCTAGCACACGCAATATCCTTGCTAAAAGAGAATGATCAAGTATCAATTCCCTTGGTTGTGTTTGGTCACATGCACAAAGAGCTGGCATATGGCAATGGCTTTAGGAAAATGATTGTGGTTGGCCCCGATAACACCATATACTTAAATGGGGCAATTGTTCCTAGGGTCAAAAGGTTGAATGATGAAGACAAGAGAAGCTTAGACGAGGAAAGTACTCTTTCCTCATCAGAGGCAAAAGGTACCAGAAGAGCCTTTACTTTAGTTGAGATTTCAGAAGGAAGAGTTGCTAAGATTGCAGAAAGTTGGGTCTCAGTCGTTGAAGATAGGACCACATTAGAAGAAGAGCACATACTGTATGTGGTCAGCTAG